The Methanomicrobia archaeon sequence TTTCTCCTGAGCAATAATCGGCGCTAAAACGGCTTTTAGTGCCGCAAAAAGAGCGCTTACTTCAGCTTCGGTGAGGTCGTGCGCGTTCTTGTTCTTCTCGACACCTGCGTGTTCACAGATCTCCTCTGCGTATAACCCGCCCAGGCTCAATTCAGCCGCAAGAAGGCGCACCACGTCTTTATCCTGAGCTGCGGATCTACAGAGATCGATCAGATCGAGTTCACGCAGCGTCAACGTATTTGCGCGTGATGGCGGTCGCTCGTATCTCTTTCGCACTTTTAACTCCCGCGTTGCGAAGCTCTTCCGTCTTAACGGCAGCATGATATCGCCGTTTTCGTCAACGAGCACGAGATTGCCTCGCGGCAGTAATTCTGCAATTAATTTTGTCCGCGTATCCCACCGTTCGATCGTGAGTTCCACGATACGGTCAAAATCGAGCTGTTGTATCTGTGCGATCCGGCCGCCACTGAGATGTTTCCTGATGTACATGGCGAAGTTCGATGGCATTCGCGGCGATGGCCGCTTATATTTGGTAAGATGAATTCGTTTACCCGCTTCAATGATCAAATCGAGTGAGCCTTTATCTTTTTGGTGGAGCTTGAGCCGTATCTCGTCCTTGCCGTGCTGATACGCTTTTACGAATCGCGCGCCCACGAGCTCCTGTAACTCGGTAACAATGGCTGCGACGTCCACACTGCTCATTGAGTCCTTCATATTAAACGTAAGTAACTAGGGATTAATCGAAGAAAAAGAGCACCCGAAAAGCTCACTCATACCGCAGGGCTTCGATCGGTTTCAGCCTCGACGCACGCCATGCGGGATACAACCCACTGATCACGCTCGTGCCGATCCCGAACCCCACGCCAAGAAAGAGATACGCAACACTCGATGCGGTGAACAGATACGATGCCTCGTTCAAGATCAAGACGTCCACCAGGAACCCCACGCCGAACCCTAATAACGCGCCGATTACGCCACCAATCGCGCCCAGGATCAGGGATTCGAAGAGAAACATTTGAACAATCCCCTTCTTTGACGTGCCGATCGCACGCATCACGCCGATCTCCTTCGTCCGCTCCACCGTTGACATCATCATCACGTTCAGAATGCTGACACCCGCAACGACAAGCGAAATCGAGCCGATGCCCAGCAAAAAGAGCGAAATCGTGTTGAACAAACTTTTTATCCCTTCCACAATCATCTTCATCTCCATCACGACGACCACCTCCTCTTTCTTGTTCAATCGGTCTTCAATCTCCTTCCCCATCGCCTCAACGTCCTCCACATCCTCTACCCTCACAATCACCAAGTTGTAGCCCGAGGAATTGTACAATGCCGAAAACAGCTTATCGGAGATGACAATAGCGTTATCGGGGTTTATGTCGAATCCAATTCCGCGTTCCTTTAAGATTCCTACAATTCGCGGCTTCTGCGTTTTGAGTGTGGCCCGCTCTCCCACCCGCAGCTCGTAATCGTCCGCAATTCGTGCGCCGATCAGGCAGTTAGAAGAGCCGTGCTTAAGATACTGCCCATCCGCTTTCTCCAGCAGGGTCGGAATGTCCTCGCTTCGTAAGCCGTATATCGACACCAGCGCAGTCTCTTCCCCAAAAGTCACCTTATCCACACCCGATTTTAACGGAATTGCATTCGCTGCCACTTTCTCGATCTGCTCGAAATTATCCTCTGATATGGCCGCGTCACCGTAGGGAAAGACGACGAGTTCATTTCCAAACAAATACAACTGCTCTGAAGCCGAGAGCCGCACGCTGTTGCCGAGAATGCCGAGTGCGGTTATTGCCAGCACGCCGATGACAATCCCCACGACGGCGAGCACCGATCTGAACTTATGCCGCGCAAGGTTCCGTTTCGCAAACTCGAAAAAAATCATGGCGTGCTATCTATCCTCCCGTCCACCAGCCGGAACGTGCGCTTCGTATACGACGCTACCTGGGGGTCATGTGTCACCATAACGATCGTCGTTCCCCGCTCGTTCGTCGCCCGCAAGAGTTCCATGAGTTCCTTACTCGTCTTCGAGTCCAGATTACCGGTGGGCTCATCGGCAAGAATCGTATCAGGATCGTTTGCCAGCGAGCGTGCAACCGCAACGCGCTGCTGTTCGCCGCCCGAAAGCTCATTCGGCCTGTTCTCCCCCAACTCCTCGTCCAGACCTACAGCCCTCATGAGTTCCTTACTCCGTTCTTCATGCCCGTTCATGCCCTTGAGTCTCATCGGATACGCAATGTTCTCCAGGGCGGTTAACGTCTGAATGAGATTGAACTGCTGAAACACGAACCCGATCTTATCGCGCCGTATCTTCGTCAACTCCTCATCGTCCAATCCACTGACATCCGCGCCTCCAATCATGATCCGCCCACTCGTCGGCGTGTCCAGACAGCCAATAATATTGAGCATCGTGGTCTTCCCCGAACCCGACGGCCCCATGATAGAGACGAAATCACCCGCCTCGATGCTCACACTCACGTTATCCAATACTTTTACGCTCCCGCGCGGAAGTTCGTACACTTTAGTTACTTCGATGAGTTCCACGACGGTCATCGCTTCTTCCACGAGTATGCGATCACACCAACGATAAGTATCGCAACCACAACGAGCACGGCAATCATCGAAACAGGCAGCTCTCCTGAACTTGTCATTGGAGGGTGTTCAATCGAGATGTATTCGGTCATTGAGAATAAGTTCCCATCCACATCTTTGTATTCGATGAGCAGTGGCACGGTCGTCACGTTTTCAGCCACTTTTACATCGAGCTCAAAACTGCTGAAGTCGTCAGGGCTGAGCAAACCGACGAAATAGGCTTTATACGGATTCATTGCCTCGACGCCCTCTGCAGCGCCCACCTTCATAACGACGCTCCGTGCTTCTTCTAAGCCTGCATTGTTGATATCTCCAGTGATTTTATACGCGCCTAGACCCGACGCGGACTCCACTTCGATCCCCGTAAGAATGAGCTCCGCACTCTTTTTGCTTTCCGTTACACTCACCGGGATGTTTAAAACGTTAGAATGGAGATTATCGCCGTTTTTAAATTCTAACTTAAAATTGAGGACATGATCGCCCGTTGATTGTGGTGTGAAGTTGAATGACGCGTCTTTTGATTCATCTGCGGCGAGTGCTCCTACGAAAACTTCGGATGGTATCACGTTTTCCGCACCCGTAACGATCTTCACGCCAGTAACACTGTTAGGCCGCGGATTGCCGACAACAAGCTCGATTTCGGCTCGTTCGTCTTTAAAAAGCTCCTCAGGCATGCCCGTAACGCCGATGGTCAAGGGTGTGCTGTCCACTTTCACGGGAATCTGGTAGCGTATCCGCTCGGCATTCTCCGCTTCCAGTGTCAGTTTGGGATAGAATATGCCATCGGTGAAACCTGCTTTTATGGTGAACGAGAGGTCTATACTCTCTCCGGGTCCTAACCTCCCGATGTTGACGTACGGTTTGCTTAATACTTTAATCTCCTCTTCACGCAGATTCGCTTCTTTTATCTTCACACTGCTCAGAACTTCCATGTTCTTTATCGTCACGGTAACCGTTCCGATGTCGTTCGGCATGAGCACGTCGGGACTCACGTGATAGTCGGTAATCATAATCGAGGACTTCTGCTCTTCTTCTACTTGCGCGCCGACCAGTCCCACGAGGAGCACGAGCAAAACAAACAGGGGGAGCGGTTTCATACGCCAAGTACTCCTAATTGCCATATCGAATACACAAGGTAAACCGCTACGGGAATAGCGACCGTAATCACTGCATTCTTCGTCGTGAGATTCCGCGCATGTTTCACGCCAAATATCCAGATGTTCGCACTCCAGAGCATGAAAAGCATACCTATAATCGACGAAAGCTGAACCATAGGGTTTTGCGTCACCCACTGCCTGATCACTTCTGCCACCTCTGAGGGATCAGCAAGTACTGGAATCTGAGCCGTTGAGACGAACTGATACATGAGTATCGTGCTGATTATCCCGCTCAGTATCATTGGTATATAGCCGTAGCCGACGAACTCGAGTGTGCGTTTGAACGAGCCTTCGCCTTTGAATACGCCCGATATGCCAAAGAATATGGCTGCAAAGACTACCCAGATGATTAAAGAGGCCACCAACGCGCCGATGAATGCACTTATGCTTCCGATTGTTGTGGCAAGACCGAGAGCCTCCGGAGGAAGCGTTTCACTCAGCAGCTCAAGTGTTATACCAGTCATCAAATACGCGGCTATGCCACTGATCAACCCACTTATCAGGACGATGAGCACGGGTATCTTCAAATTCTCGGCTTCCTTCTTCTTCGCTTCAAAAAATCCGTTCGGATTTGTCAAGACGTCTAACATTTTTTCCTCCTTTTATATACCTACCGGCGGCTTCTCATATATCCTTTCTTCACCTTCCGGTGCCACCTTTTGTCTGCTCTAAATAAAAATCAATTGCGAAGCAGGAGCGTTCGACACCGTTACTAGAACGGGTGAAAAACCCGCCAGAGAATATACAGTAAAATCAGAACCAGAATCAAAATGCCCAGAGAGATGATGAGATACGGCAATATTTTGATTATTAGCCATATGATGGCTAAAAAGATGAGGATACTAACCAATACAGCTATCAACGCCGGTAGCCCGCTCAGAAACCAGAAGTGT is a genomic window containing:
- a CDS encoding ABC transporter permease; the encoded protein is MIFFEFAKRNLARHKFRSVLAVVGIVIGVLAITALGILGNSVRLSASEQLYLFGNELVVFPYGDAAISEDNFEQIEKVAANAIPLKSGVDKVTFGEETALVSIYGLRSEDIPTLLEKADGQYLKHGSSNCLIGARIADDYELRVGERATLKTQKPRIVGILKERGIGFDINPDNAIVISDKLFSALYNSSGYNLVIVRVEDVEDVEAMGKEIEDRLNKKEEVVVVMEMKMIVEGIKSLFNTISLFLLGIGSISLVVAGVSILNVMMMSTVERTKEIGVMRAIGTSKKGIVQMFLFESLILGAIGGVIGALLGFGVGFLVDVLILNEASYLFTASSVAYLFLGVGFGIGTSVISGLYPAWRASRLKPIEALRYE
- a CDS encoding ABC transporter ATP-binding protein, which gives rise to MTVVELIEVTKVYELPRGSVKVLDNVSVSIEAGDFVSIMGPSGSGKTTMLNIIGCLDTPTSGRIMIGGADVSGLDDEELTKIRRDKIGFVFQQFNLIQTLTALENIAYPMRLKGMNGHEERSKELMRAVGLDEELGENRPNELSGGEQQRVAVARSLANDPDTILADEPTGNLDSKTSKELMELLRATNERGTTIVMVTHDPQVASYTKRTFRLVDGRIDSTP
- a CDS encoding YIP1 family protein, whose protein sequence is MLDVLTNPNGFFEAKKKEAENLKIPVLIVLISGLISGIAAYLMTGITLELLSETLPPEALGLATTIGSISAFIGALVASLIIWVVFAAIFFGISGVFKGEGSFKRTLEFVGYGYIPMILSGIISTILMYQFVSTAQIPVLADPSEVAEVIRQWVTQNPMVQLSSIIGMLFMLWSANIWIFGVKHARNLTTKNAVITVAIPVAVYLVYSIWQLGVLGV